The Engraulis encrasicolus isolate BLACKSEA-1 chromosome 24, IST_EnEncr_1.0, whole genome shotgun sequence DNA window atgttttgacttcatttttCATGGCAGTCACACAAATGGCCTTTACTGCTCCCTCTTTGGGTGTTTTAAGTTGGTTTCCCACGGACAGATGAAAAGCTGAAGACACAAGCAATGAGTGCTTCTCCATGGGCCGATTTCAAGCCTTGACATTTATCACCAGCaagtcaggcctgtcacaaccagccaagcaaactaggcaattgcttagaGCCCCCAGCTGAAAGCCCCCCCAGGTAACGACGGGTCATGTACTTGTTATGttatgtattcaaatgacagaaggaaaaaaagaggtatcgcagaccaataaagtctttcttgaggtgctggcttcttgtgcatacaaatgttaaagaaaatgaaaagaatgccgcactctgctccatgttttattgctgaagtgacgtttcgaccgtctggccttcttcaaacttgtattcaaatgacagcaatgacaactttgtgagtgttccctaaattcaatgaccgaaacgTGCAACGACTGCTATCAAAGTCTGGGTGGCCCCTCTCCAATATTTTGAAGAGGAGAAAGGGGCCCAGAGTTCCCctttgccttgggcccccaaatAACTTGTAACAGCCCTGCAGCAAGCGCAGACACAAGATGGATGATGTCCATCTGGCATCGTAGCACATGTGGCCAAATACACCCTGTTGGCTCACTAACCCTTTCCCATCCCCCCCACGCCCCTTACAGGTAGTCAGAGATGGactgactccatgggcccctgggccagacaagaagaaaaggggcccctccatgggtgttgctagtctATAAAAAAGAGTCAGGGTTTCAGGCCAAAATATTACAGACCCTATGTTGCTGGGGGTTTGAGGGTAGTGCCCGAGAAGATGTGACAATATAGTTgtttgttaaaagtgtgattgtaACGCAATATGAAAAGGAAGGTACAGTATATagaggcttggccttcagggccctcttgactcttgggcccctgggcctgggcccggtaggcccgtgcagtaatccatcttGCAGGTACTACATAAGCAAGACCCATAGCTCACTCAGCAGCAGTGTTGCTGTCGACCTGCACCGCCACAGAGATGTCTGGAATCATGAGAGCCTTCACGTTTCTTTTAGTCCACTCCATGTCAACTTTGGCAGACAAACAGGGTAAGCTGTTACTTTACCTTAGAACCAATTCACCATGCCATGCTATTGTTTTTTTGATTGACAAGGTGTAAATGAAcatgttgtagtagtagcagcctAGTATAGTAGTAGAGATACTTTATTCAACCAAAAGCAAAGGAGTAATCTTAAACGCTCTAAGGAGGTAGGTTATTATATAAGTTATAGCCTATCAGTGTTTGCATTCTGATTTTCCTTTTCTTTGCAGATCTGTCTGGAAAGATGTTCACTTTCCCTGTGCAAACTGACAAGGCACACGTGATATTGGTGCCCAACCAGAGCAAGACCCTGACGGCAGTGACTGTGTGTCTGCGCTTCTTCTCCGACCAGTCAAGAGCTCAGAGCCTCTTCTCTTTCGCCACCCCCACCAATCCCAATGCCCTTCTCCTTTTCAAGCGAGAGAACAGTGTGTATGAAGTGGACCAGGGTAATCAGGACACTGTGCTCTTTTGGGGACTGGAAGACAAGCGTAACGAGTGGAACTCTCTCTGTGCTACCTGGAATTCCGCCACTGGCATCACTCAGCTTTGGGTCAATGGGAAATCCAGCGTGAGGAAAGGACTGCGTCGAGGAGGAGACATATCCGGAGTGCCAAGTGTTATCCTTGGTCAAGATCAGGACACGTACGGGGGGAAATTCGACAGGGGACAATCGTTCACGGGAATGGTAACGGATTTGCACATGTGGGACTCAGTGCTTCCCTATCCGGAGATTGCTTTGTACATGAACCACATCCCCTTGAAAAATGATGGCAATGTGATCAGCTGGAAATCATTAGAGTACACAGCTAAGGACTATGTGCTTGTTGAGGACATGGAGAGCTACCTTTAGAGTGTCTTTAAAGGACGAGTGTGTAATTGACGTTACTTtcaaaatgcatgctgcccattcacagactTGATctttttccatgaatatttactggtctggccagagtaggttttgcagccaAAGTTAAAATTATGGATTTACATGAAGACGATCCACCTATTTACATACAATATTAAACGTGTACATTTCagagccataatgaatacttaaaaaaaaatgatggtgatagtgaatattcatgaaaaagataatagTTGAGTGGGCAGCATAGCCTCTGGGTATATACTACCACATAAATTACATACTGGTCCTTTAAGGTGTTAGTAAACATAAATATGACTGCAAAACTAATCCATGATTTAAGGGATTGAGGCACTGGCCTCAGGTGCGCCTTTGTATTATTTCTATCAAATACCTGTAGCTGACTTGCATAGTGCAAGTCAGCTTCAAATACAGTATTTGAAGTTGCCTCTTTTTTCTAAATGCTGTgaaaattacagtttttttctatGTTTTCAGTTTTCATATCATAGGATTTTAAATATTGCATTagacaaaagttttttttatatatatatgtaaccTTAACAATCTACCTGCATGGTGATCACTGAAGACCCAAATAAAACAGCTGAtacgtaaaataaacaatgtcaTCCTACTACATgctatgtgtgtttgttgtcttcTAAAGGTCTGTCTTTATTCTGGGGCCAGGGCACGGCTGGATTAATGCTATGTATGGCCGCAGCctattgggggtgggggtggggtcgaTACCATTGTTGCGGTATTGAAAATAATGACTGTCATGTCAAGTTAAGTTTTAAATCTCGTCAAAAcccctctccacagttggcattTCTATCTTGGAATTTTAATCAGTCTATTTAATCAGTCATCAAATTTAGTTCAGGGACCGCGCCACAGgctatcttaatctggccctgggcaGGGTAAAGTCGGTGGGGGGGCTTTCAATTATTTCTCATTTGAAATATTGCCCATGACCACAATCAGGCCTGTAGACAGGGGGTTGGTTGGGGAACTTGAGGTTGGGGTGGGGCAGTATCCTGAGCCCAGGGAGacatggggtggggaggggggcgcgcagaattgggtgcccattacattatgtagggcagccgtggtctagtggttagagagttggtctttcaatctaggggttgcaggttcgaatatcccctgacctctccctacatctccatccatggctgaagtgccctagagcaaggcacctaaccccacatgtgcaatgtaatgtaatgtaatgtaatgatgtacattgagagaggggccctttagatgattttgtccccgggcccagtcaaatctGTCAGCAGTCCTGACCACAATAAGGTTCCAGCCAACAACaacccactctctcacacatacacacacacgcaaaagttCACAGTTCTGGgattaataaaaaataacgatCAATCCATGCCAAATGAACAAATCTCGGTGCACTTGCGTCTCTTTATGGCCTTCAGAACTTTGGCAGAAAAACAATGGCTGAACAAAATGGACACCCCTACCCCTATAAAAGGTTCTGGAAAGGATACCACTTCCTC harbors:
- the LOC134441767 gene encoding serum amyloid P-component-like; the protein is MSGIMRAFTFLLVHSMSTLADKQDLSGKMFTFPVQTDKAHVILVPNQSKTLTAVTVCLRFFSDQSRAQSLFSFATPTNPNALLLFKRENSVYEVDQGNQDTVLFWGLEDKRNEWNSLCATWNSATGITQLWVNGKSSVRKGLRRGGDISGVPSVILGQDQDTYGGKFDRGQSFTGMVTDLHMWDSVLPYPEIALYMNHIPLKNDGNVISWKSLEYTAKDYVLVEDMESYL